tagtagtagtagttctttGCTGCCTGCTTCTTTCAACAGCTACGacctcattttcttcatctcgtgACAGAGAACCTCGCTGTCCATTTCTTTCAACAGCTACAACCTCACTTGCTTCCTCTTGTATCTCAGTGATTGAATCATCTTCATCTAGTACCTCATGAACCTCAATGTTGTCCAAGTCATCTACATCATGAATTTGTCGAAGTGGTGCTTCCTCTTGTGGTGGCTCAAGAGAAGTCAGATTGTAAGTACCTTCAGCCAAATGACCTACACGATAACAAGGAAATAGCTATAGAAAGTGGTCTTTCCTCATGAAATTCAAGTATAAAGAGAACCAATATAGTTATGACAACTAGAAGGAGTTAATTGGGGGGGGGGGAAATATCAGAGCAACTAGTAGTGCAGAACTGAAGAAAACTCATCACAGTACAGATGAGAAGAACATGGATGTAGAGTTGCTATTCTGACATCTATAAATTGTGACAAGTAGAAGCATATAACCTAACTCTATAAAACTAGCATATTGTTGCTTAGTCATCAGAACTAGTAGAAAAGCATTACTGTAACTAGCATATTGTCAGCAATATAATACTTGATCTACTGTAACTAGCATAATCAGCATTACTGTAACTAGTAGAACATGTATAATGCTTAGTGTGGCCTGGAATAGGTCTAGGCTCCATTAGAGATAGTACTATACTCCATGTTCTGGCCAGTGTGGCCTGGAGCTTGTGGAAAACTAGGAATGACTGGGGTTTTAATGATCACCTCATTAAGTCTGCCAAAGTTGTAGCTCACAAAGTCATGGGTTTTTTTGTCACAGTGGAAGAAACTTAAGCCGAAGGAGAAGATGAACATGGACGACACTCTGAAGAAACTCCAAGAAGGACAGCATGCATGGTGAGCTTTATATTTTGCTATCTTTTTGCTTGTAGCTCGCTTTTATTTCTAGATGGTAACGTTTGTGTGGGCTAAACATTGTAAGCTGGTAATCCCAGCAGATACGGTTGCTTTCAATATAAGCAGGGTCTTTGCCTTTGGTctaaaaaaatgttatccttagaGTATGAGTTAGTGTATGTTTCCAAATATTGGCGGGAAAAGTCCTTAAACTAAATCTCTATTGAAAGGCACTGCCATCCTTACCAAGGCACTgcttcatgcatgcatgcgtgctgCGCTGCTGCTAATTTTCAAACACACGCATACTGCACGGATGAGCCCAGCCCACCAAAGACAAGAGCTATAGTATGTCGAAACACCAATGGAGCAAACGGTGGGCTATGGAGTGTGCATATGTCGAACGAGTCATGTCTGGCaatggtatatatatatggaacgaAAGTAAGGCGGGATATGGATGAGGAAGAAAGAATGATTAGATAAGACATGACACTGCTTTAGTTGAGGAGATTAGAGCTGAAAGACTGTGGGACCCAGCCACGTGCTGCTTGTCCTAACAAATTTATGGCAACCATAAATATAGATCAACTTTAATATGTGTTCATAATTGGACTGGTTGTTAGTTGAGGTTTGTGAAACCTGGTTTACCAACACAACTTTTTATGGGTCAAATATCCATATTGAAGTGGGCAAGGAATTAGCTTAGGCGCTACTTCTCTAATGGTTTCAAAATTGCGCGGGCAAATACACTACTTAACACATAGGTCAATGATGTTGTTACTTTGTATATACCACTACTACGAAAATAATTTTATAAGACATGTTATTTATAGAAGCAGTCAAAAGAGTTTTGTCACCAAAAATACTTGATCAAAGACTACTAGACAAATCAAGTGAATCATAGGATAATATAGATCAGCAAGATAGAAACAAACAAATACTAAAGTGAGAAGCAGAAAGAATATATTGATTGACACTGTTTGCAACTATAGAAAGTGAACCTACCATCATAAAGCTCTCCCAAAGCATCAAATAGTGGAAATCTTGCCTTACTGTTGCGGAACTTCCTAATTTTAGGGAATGTCTGCACATTCAAAGAGAACCATTGATCAAATATGAGGTTATCACTATGAGGATATCCATAGAATTACTTTAAGAAATCAACTTACAATTTCAAGGTTATCCCACATAGATGGTGATCCTTCAACCATATGCCTATCTTCATTCCAGGTGGCCCCACTCTGCCTCCTTGCCTCTTTGAGCATCCTATAGTCTTTCTTTAGCTGTCCTTCTTTGTCTTGAATCTGACTCTTTGTGTAGTTGACATACTTGTTCCTCAGATGGAACTCCTTCACCATTTTATTCCACCCTTTAGGGGTCCATCCGTTGTCACCTCTATAGCCACTATCTTTATACTCATGGAGAATGTCTACTAGGGACTTCTCAAGGGCCGGATTCCAGTCTGCTCTTTGCTTTACTACTACGTAAACCATGGTCAGACATCAGGTTACCAAAAATTAGCAAATATAAATAACAGTAAAGAAATACTAGTTTATAGGTTACAGGTTTACTAAAACTACTATAATAGCACATGGTGCAATAAACTGTATAGAAGAAAATTACTTCAAGAAAGTTTTTTTAGTAGAGAATTAACAGCAATAATAGCAGAGAAATAACAGCAATAATAGCAGAGAATTAAACACCATACCTCTTGGAGAACCTCCAGTCTTCTTTGCCTTACTGCATTTAGGAGAAGCCTTCTTTTTAATACCACTTGTTGTACCCAAGAACCGGTGCAACTTTGGTGACGCCCTTGCAATCATATTGAGCTTCGGGGAGCCTTTTCCAACCATCGCTGTCAAATATGACACAAGCCTATTCACTTATTACAAGCTTATTCAATTATTACAAGCCAAGTTTATTACAAGCTTATTCATGACAAAAGCTTATTACAACCTATTCAAAGACTAATTTAAAGACTAAAAAGAAGTCTCGGCTTAATTACAATCCATGCTTATTACAAGCTTATTGACTTATTACAGCCTATTCAAAGATTAATTTAAATGTTGCTGGTACTGAACCCACATTTCTTGGGCGATGGTGTCTCTTAAAGCGTTGCCTTGTACTGAACCCACATTTAGGTCATTCATTTGATCACCACTTGGTACAGCAACAAAGTTTCTTGGAGGGATATTATCCGGCTGATGATCTAACCATTCCTCGTCTCCATGAAGTAATCGGATCAGATTATGGAAGATGGAAGCAGCTATAGGTATCTTTACTTGATTTTCCAACATGTGGAATGTGGCAACTTTCAGAATGGGGAAGCGCTTCTTAAGCACCCCCAAAGCCCTTTCCACATGGTTCCTCAGTAGTGCGTGGTGGTGGTTAAAGAGCTCCTTTGGGTTCTGCGGCCTTCGATGTCCAGCCCcaaattctttcaaatggtatcgaACTCCCCGATATGGAGCaagaaaagatggagtatttgcaTACCCTCCATCGACTAGATAGAATTTGCCTGGAGGTACTTGGAAGCCCTTGCTCATAGCTGATCGTAGCACTCTAGAATCTGTAGCCGATCCCTCCCATCCACTAGAGACGAAAGTGAAGTTGAGATCGAAATCACATGCCACCATCACATTAATGCTTAGTGTGCCCTTCCTATTTCTAAAAGGAGAAGCTTTCTCAGAGGCTATGGAAATAGGAATATGAGTTCCATCAATGGCACCTAGACAATTCTTGAAAAATGGATAGAATCTAGGATTGTCTTGGATTTTTGTATGCACTTGATTAGGATCAGGAGCTTGAAGGTAACGGCGAGAGAGTGCGGGAATGACCACCTTGAAGAAGTGGTTGATGTGATGATGGAAGGTGTCATTGATGTGCCCAAAGAACACTTGGAGATCCTCATACGAGGCGTTGTGACTTAACATGTATAGGAAGAAACCCAACTTCTCCTCCACAGTTATCCTagtatcaacaacaagccttttgCTTCTAAGATAATTTGCCAATTCTCTAAAGATGTGTGGTTCCATCCTAAATGCAACTTGACAGTTCTTGACATGTCCCTCAAGGAGTCTTCGAACTTTAACCTCGCCTGTTTCTTCCGAAGTATGATGTTTCTTCTTTTCCCCTCCTCTAGTAGAACTCATAAGATATAAGGCGGGGAAAATAAATAGCATCAtggcatcgtcttcttcctccctcctcttTCTAATACGATCTCGTAGTGAGCTGCTACTTCTGGCCTAATGTTGGTGGGATGGGCTCATCCGTGCAGTATGCGTGTGTTTGAAAATTAGCAGCAGCGcagcacgcatgcatgcatgaagcAGTGCCTTGGTAAGGATGGCAGTGCCTTTCAATAGAGATTTAGTTTAAGGACTTTTCCCGCCAATATTTGGAAACATACACTAACTCATACtctaaggataacatttttttagACCAAAGGCAAAGACCCTGCTTATATTGAAAGCAACCGTATCTGCTGGGATTACCAGCTTACAATGTTTAGCCCACACAAACGTTACCATCTAGAAATAAAAGCGAGCTACAAGCAAAAAGATAGCAAAATATAAAGCTCACCATGCATGCTGTCCTTCTTGGAGTTTCTTCAGAGTGTCGTCCATGTTCATCTTCTCCTTCGGCTTAAGTTTCTTCCACTGTGACAAAAAAACCCATGACTTTGTGAGCTACAACTTTGGCAGACTTAATGAGGTGATCATTAAAACCCCAGTCATTCCTAGTTTTCCACAAGCTCTAGGCCACACTGGCCAGAACATGGAGTATAGTACTATCTCTAATGGAGCCTAGACCTATTCCAGGCCACACTAAGCATTATACATGTTCTACTAGTTACAGTAATGCTGATTATGCTAGTTACAGTAGATCAAGTATTATATTGCTGACAATATGCTAGTTACAGTAATGCTTTTCTACTAGTTCTGATGACTAAGCAACAATATGCTAGTTTTATAGAGTTAGGTTATATGCTTCTACTTGTCACAATTTATAGATGTCAGAATAGCAACTCTACATCCATGTTCTTCTCATCTGTACTGTGATGAGTTTTCTTCAGTTCTGCACTACTAGTTGCTCTGAtatttccccccccccccccaattaaCTCCTTCTAGTTGTCATAACTATATTGGTTCTCTTTATACTTGAATTTCATGAGGAAAGACCACTTTCTATAGCTATTTCCTTGTTATCGTGTAGGTCATTTGGCTGAAGGTACTTACAATCTGACTTCTCTTGAGCCACCACAAGAGGAAGCACCACTTCGACAAATTCATGATGTAGATGACTTGGACAACATTGAGGTTCATGAGGTACTAGATGAAGATGATTCAATCACTGAGATACAAGAGGAAGCAAGTGAGGTTGTAGCTGTTGAAAGAAATGGACAGCGAGGTTCTCTGTcacgagatgaagaaaatgaggtCGTAGCTGTTGAAAGAAGCAGGCAGCaaagaactactactactacatcaAGCAAAAAAcatgaaaaggaagaaaagagacCTAAGAAGGGTGAAAGGATTGAAGAAATGATGGGGAGATACCTAGACATGAGGACTAAGCAAGTACAAGATGAGTCTGCAGATCTAGCCAAAGAAAAGGAGGTTGCTGAAGGTAATGACTTCTCTATCAAAAGGTGTATATCCGTTCTGAGCACAATGGAAGTGACAAAGGAAGAGAAGGCAAAAGcatttgcagttttcatcaagagcAAAGAAAATAGAGAGGCCTTCCTAAGTGGGTATGAACTAGATCGAGAAGCAACTTTGGTTTGGCTCAAAAGTGCGATGGTCTAACAGGTCAGTCTACTTAATTGGCAAGTTTTTTTCCTTTCTAGTTGTTATATTGTATCATTATGTGGAC
This DNA window, taken from Miscanthus floridulus cultivar M001 chromosome 13, ASM1932011v1, whole genome shotgun sequence, encodes the following:
- the LOC136500223 gene encoding uncharacterized protein gives rise to the protein MVGKGSPKLNMIARASPKLHRFLGTTSGIKKKASPKCSKAKKTGGSPRVVKQRADWNPALEKSLVDILHEYKDSGYRGDNGWTPKGWNKMVKEFHLRNKYVNYTKSQIQDKEGQLKKDYRMLKEARRQSGATWNEDRHMVEGSPSMWDNLEITFPKIRKFRNSKARFPLFDALGELYDGHLAEGTYNLTSLEPPQEEAPLRQIHDVDDLDNIEVHEVLDEDDSITEIQEEASEVVAVERNGQRGSLSRDEENEVVAVERSRQQRTTTTTSSKKHEKEEKRPKKGERIEEMMGRYLDMRTKQVQDESADLAKEKEVAEGNDVSIKRCISVLRTMEVTKEEKAKAFAVFIKSKENREAFLSGYELDREATLMFHLMLAGPRNFYVQNDMFRLNYG
- the LOC136499145 gene encoding uncharacterized protein, with product MMLFIFPALYLMSSTRGGEKKKHHTSEETGEVKVRRLLEGHVKNCQVAFRMEPHIFRELANYLRSKRLVVDTRITVEEKLGFFLYMLSHNASYEDLQVFFGHINDTFHHHINHFFKVVIPALSRRYLQAPDPNQVHTKIQDNPRFYPFFKNCLGAIDGTHIPISIASEKASPFRNRKGTLSINVMVACDFDLNFTFVSSGWEGSATDSRVLRSAMSKGFQVPPGKFYLVDGGYANTPSFLAPYRGVRYHLKEFGAGHRRPQNPKELFNHHHALLRNHVERALGVLKKRFPILKVATFHMLENQVKIPIAASIFHNLIRLLHGDEEWLDHQPDNIPPRNFVAVPSGDQMNDLNVGSVQGNALRDTIAQEMWVQYQQHLN